GTTTAGTGCAGTCACATAGGTATCTGCTAACCAATCCATGAAGTGATCTAAGTTGTCGTAGACTTCTTTGTAATCTAACACTTCAGAAGTAATAGCAGGTAGCGTAGTTGGACCTACTTGCATTTTAGTCTTCTCATCAACGCCGCCGTTAATTGCGTACAGAAGCGTTTTTGCTAAGTTGGCACGAGCACCAAAGAATTGCATTTGTTTACCAACAATCATTGGTGAAACACAACATGCAATTGCATAGTCATCGTTGTCGAAGTCATTACGCATTAAATCATCATTTTCATACTGGATAGAAGAAGTATCGATAGATACTTTTGCACAGTATTTTTTGAAGTTAATTGGTAATTCTTCAGACCATAAAATAGTAATGTTTGGCTCTGGAGATGGGCCCATAGTGTATTGCGTATGTAGGAAACGGAAGCTGTTTTTAGTAACAAGCGTACGTCCATCAACACCCATACCACCGACAGATTCTGTTGCCCAGATAGGGTCGCCAGAGAATAGGTCATCATACTCAGGCGTACGTAAGAAACGTACCATACGTAATTTCATTACCAAGTGATCGATAAGCTCTTGTGCTTCTTCTTCTGTAATTTTTCCATCTTGAATATCTTTTTCAATGTAGATATCAAGGAAAGTAGAAGTACGACCAAATGACATTGCAGCGCCATTTTGAGATTTAATAGCAGCTAGGTAACCAAAGTAAGTCCATTGGATAGCTTCTTTAGCTGATGTTGCAGGACCTGAAATATCAGAGCCGTATTTTGCAGCCATTTCTTTCATTTGGCCTAAAGCGCGGTATTGCTCGAAGATTTCTTCACGTAATTTAAGCGTATCTTCAATCGTTTCACCTTTAACAAGCTCTGCTTCTAAACTTCTATGCTGTTTAGATTTGTCAGCCATTAAGTAATCGATTCCGTAAAGTGCAACACGGCGATAATCACCAATGATACGACCACGGCCGTATGCATCAGGTAAACCAGTTAAGATACCTGATTTACGACATTTAAGAATGTCACCCGTGTAAACATCGAAAACACCTTGGTTATGTGTTTTACGGAATTCAGAATAAGTTTTGCGAATGCCTGCATCTAATTCTTTGCCATAAACTTTACAAGATCCATCGATCATGCGGATGCCGCCATTAGGGATCAACGCACGTTTAAGAGGAGCTTCAGTTTGTAGGCCAACAATAGTTTCTAAATCTTTATTAATGTAGCCAGCATCATGAGATGTGATTGTTGAAACAACATCAGTATCAAAATCAACAGGAGCATGGGTGCTATTTTCTTGTTTAATGCCAACCATGACTTTTTCCCAAAGCGTATCAGTTGCTTTAGTTGCGCCGGCTAAGAAGCTTTCATCACCATCAAAAGGAGAGTAGTTTTTTTGAATAAAATCACGAACATTTACGTCGGTTTTCCATTCATCACCAGCAAAACCATTCCATGCTGATGCAAAGTCTTCATTTAATTTAATCATAAAGATTTACCTTTGTTGTTAGAGTATTAAAAATTCTTATCAATTGGTTTTAGTGTCAGCATTAACGCTGATGGCTTAACCAATCATTGTTGCCACTGTTAATATGGTCTCAAATGACCAAGATGCAATAAATAACATCATTTCAAATTTGAGTGCCATCATGGCAAATAAAACTGTTTTCATCATTTAGTTAAGCGCTAAGTGCTTATCAAATCATTTAACAGACTGTTCAAAATACTTAATAAACTCGTCTTTTAAAAGGCAGAGAAATAACATCTTTATTGACGTGGTATTGAACGTTTGTATCATGCAATAATAATGCCGATACATGGGCTGTTTTAGCTTACTTCGCGTCAGCTGTTATTTATATATTGAGAACAAAATGAGTTTAACAAAGGACTTCTTGTGCAAACTTGACGCAGGTCAATATTTTAATAGAGGATGTAATTTTATTACAGATTATTGTTGTTTTAACTAATTTAGGCTGTTTTATGTACAAAAATGTGACATTCAACGGGAATAGTTGTTATTTTTTTTCTAAAATATTGGTTTTTTATCTGATTTCATTTTTTTTAAAACACATTTACCTTGATTTTTTTACGCATACTCGGGTATGCGTCTGTTTTTATTAGGGATACTGGGTGAATGTTGCTTGGTATTTTTAAATACTTATAGGTGCGATTGTATTTCGTCTAAAATTTGTAAACACCAGGTTTCAATTCGCTCATCAGTGAGTTCGTATTGAGAGTCTTCATCGATAGCCAGACCTAAAAAATGTTGTTTATCTGCGCAGAGCGCTTTTGATGCACCAAACTCATAACCTTGAACTGGCCACTTCCCAACAAACGTAGGTGACTGTGCACATAATTCATCATGTAACATGCCAACGGCATCTATAAACCAGTCTCCGTATCCTTGCTGATCGCCTAATCCAAAAATGGCGATTATTTTGCCGCTTACCTCTAATGCGGAGACTTCACTCCATAAAGCGCCCCAATCTTCTTGTAATTCACCATAGTCCCAGGTAGATATTCCAAAAATAACAATATCATAGTCTTTTATTTGGCTCAGCCCAGTCTCTTTTATGTTATAAATATCAACGAGATCGTCACCGATAAAAGCTTGGATTTTTTCTGCCACAATTTCGGTGTAACATGTACTAGACGCATAAAATAAGCCGATTTTCATTTTTATAACCTTTATACCCAAAGAGAGCGATAGTTTAATGCAAGCGTTAACGATTGACCAATTTTTAGATTCACTGTGGCTAGAGCGAGGCTTATCACAAAACACATTAGCGTCTTATCGCTTTGATTTGTGTTTGGTGCAGAATTTTTTAGAAGCAAATAATAAAGTGTTAGCAGAAGCCAGTTATCAAGATCTCTGTGATTATTTTAGCTTCCGTTTATACTCGGACATCGCATATAAAAACAGTTCAACGGCACGCTTAATGAGTGCCTTACGTCGCTATTATCAATTTTTATGTCGCGAGAAATTACGAGATGACGATCCGAGTGCCAAACTACAAAGTCCCAAAACATTAAAGCCATTACCTAAATCGTTGTCTGAGTCAGAAGTTGACGGACTTTTATCCGCGCCAGATTTAAGTGATAGCGTACAGTTTAGGGATAAAGCGATGCTCGAATTGTTATATGCAACGGGTCTGCGTGTTTCAGAGCTCGTAGGTTTACAAATGCAAGAGTTAAACTTACAACAAGGCGTAGTGCGAGTGACGGGTAAAGGCGAAAAAACACGTCTCGTGCCACTGGGCGAAGAGGCCAATTATTGGGTGGATCGCTATATTGAAGAGGTTCGCCCTGAATTACTCAAGGGGCGAAGCTGTGATATTCTTTTTCCAAGTCGACGTGGTTCGCAAATGGTAAGGCAAACATTTTGGCATCGTATTAAATATTATGCGTTACGTTGCAATATCGATAAGACCTTAATATCTCCGCATGTGTTGCGCCACGCCTTTGCAACGCATCTTTTAAATTATGGCGCCGATTTGCGCGTGGTACAAATGCTTCTGGGTCATAGCGACCTCTCTAGCACCCAAATATATACGCATATTGCGCAAGATAGATTAAAAGAATTGCATAAAATGCATCATCCACGCGCTTAAAACTGAATTTCTTTAATCTTTTATCTGCGTTTTAAAGGCGTTTAATGTTTTAAATAAAAGCTCTATTTTTACAATGATGCTAGGTAATAACCTTTTATACTGCGTGTCATCTTCTGTCTGTATGGCTTGTAAATCGGCTGCCAATTCCTCTACATAAGGTAGAAAAGTAGAGGAATGATTTTTAAAGGCACTCTGCTCTTTAAAAATATGCGTAAAACTATTTTCTTTTTTATTATGTAAATGTGCGAGTACTTTATCTGCATCGACAGCTTGATGATAAATTATTTTCACATTTTCTTGCAGTAATTTCAGTACGCTTTCTTTACTCATTTCATTTCCTTTGGAGAGCCTGGCTATATTTGTTTTTATTATAGCGGAGTTATTAATGTTTTACTTTTTTCTCCCGCGATTTCGCGGCTTAGTCGAGGCACTAAATAACCCGGTAGGGCAGCGCTTATCTCTAAAAGCAGTGCTTTGGCTTTTTGCTCTTCTAAGTCAAAATGTTGTGCGCCTTGTACTTTATCAAGTAGAAATAAGTAATAAGGGAGGATGTGTGCGTCAAACAGGGCCTCGCTAAGCGCGACGAGTGCCTCTGCGTTATCATTGACGCCTCGTAACAAGACACTTTGATTAAGAAGTTGAATGCCCGCATGGTGGAGTTTTAGCATCGCTATTTTAAAGGCCTTATCAATTTCATGCGCATGGTTAATATGTACGACGAAAACAACTTGTAAGCGCGTGGCTTTTAATATTTCACAAAGCCTATCGGTGACGCGTTGCGGGATAACAACAGGTAAACGCGTGTGGATACGTAAGCGTTTTAATTGTTTTAACTGTTGTAGTTCATTGATCACATAATCTAAAAAATCATCTTTGCTCATCAATGGGTCGCCCCCACTTAAGATCACCTCATTGACATCTGGGTGCGCTTTTAGATAAAGGATCACCTCTGCCAATTGTTTTTTATTTAAGTTATTGTCTTGATAGGGGAAGTGCCTACGGAAACAATAACGGCAGTTAACAGCGCATCCTGACTTTAAAACCAATAAAATGCGACTTTTATACTTATGTAAGACACCTTGGATGCTATTATCGTGCTCTAGTAATGGATCGATGCTATAGCCTTCGACTTGTTTATCTTCATCCGTGATTGGCAACACTTGTCTTAAAAGCGGATCGTTAATGTCACCTTTTTTCATTTTTTTGATAAAAGGTAAAGGCACTAACATTGGAAAGTTTTTACGAGCAGGCTCGCTTAAAGCAAACATTTCGGGATTTAAGTCTAATAATTCCAATAGTTGCTGTGGATTTTTAATCGCATTGGCGAGTTCTTTTTGCCAAGAGGGCGCTGTATCGGTATTATTCACGTTAATTATTTTCATCATTTTTAAAATTAATTTATAAAGAGGTTATTATGGCTACATATAGTACCAGTGAATTCAAAGGTGGGCTAAAATTCATGCTCGATAAAGAGCCTTGCGCCATCATTGATAATGAATTGGTGAAACCGGGTAAAGGGCAAGCCTTTAACCGTGTTAAATTTCGTAAATTATTGTCTGGTAAAGTGGTTGAAAAAACATTTAAATCAGGTGAGACGGTCGAAGCTGCTGATGTTATGGATATTGAACTTGTGTATTTGTATAATGATGGCGAGTTTTATCA
The sequence above is a segment of the Psychromonas sp. CNPT3 genome. Coding sequences within it:
- the xerD gene encoding site-specific tyrosine recombinase XerD yields the protein MQALTIDQFLDSLWLERGLSQNTLASYRFDLCLVQNFLEANNKVLAEASYQDLCDYFSFRLYSDIAYKNSSTARLMSALRRYYQFLCREKLRDDDPSAKLQSPKTLKPLPKSLSESEVDGLLSAPDLSDSVQFRDKAMLELLYATGLRVSELVGLQMQELNLQQGVVRVTGKGEKTRLVPLGEEANYWVDRYIEEVRPELLKGRSCDILFPSRRGSQMVRQTFWHRIKYYALRCNIDKTLISPHVLRHAFATHLLNYGADLRVVQMLLGHSDLSSTQIYTHIAQDRLKELHKMHHPRA
- the fldB gene encoding flavodoxin FldB, whose protein sequence is MKIGLFYASSTCYTEIVAEKIQAFIGDDLVDIYNIKETGLSQIKDYDIVIFGISTWDYGELQEDWGALWSEVSALEVSGKIIAIFGLGDQQGYGDWFIDAVGMLHDELCAQSPTFVGKWPVQGYEFGASKALCADKQHFLGLAIDEDSQYELTDERIETWCLQILDEIQSHL
- the pflB gene encoding formate C-acetyltransferase; this translates as MIKLNEDFASAWNGFAGDEWKTDVNVRDFIQKNYSPFDGDESFLAGATKATDTLWEKVMVGIKQENSTHAPVDFDTDVVSTITSHDAGYINKDLETIVGLQTEAPLKRALIPNGGIRMIDGSCKVYGKELDAGIRKTYSEFRKTHNQGVFDVYTGDILKCRKSGILTGLPDAYGRGRIIGDYRRVALYGIDYLMADKSKQHRSLEAELVKGETIEDTLKLREEIFEQYRALGQMKEMAAKYGSDISGPATSAKEAIQWTYFGYLAAIKSQNGAAMSFGRTSTFLDIYIEKDIQDGKITEEEAQELIDHLVMKLRMVRFLRTPEYDDLFSGDPIWATESVGGMGVDGRTLVTKNSFRFLHTQYTMGPSPEPNITILWSEELPINFKKYCAKVSIDTSSIQYENDDLMRNDFDNDDYAIACCVSPMIVGKQMQFFGARANLAKTLLYAINGGVDEKTKMQVGPTTLPAITSEVLDYKEVYDNLDHFMDWLADTYVTALNCIHYMHDKYSYEASLMALHDRDVERTMACGIAGLSIAADSLSAIKYATVKPIRDENGIAIDFEIIGDYPKFGNNDPRVDDMACNLVEVFMKKIQSHKMYRNARPTQSILTITSNVVYGKKTGNTPDGRAAGAPFAPGANPMHGRDEKGAVASLTSVSKLPFAYAQDGISYTFSIVPNALGKTEDSQRANLAGLMDGYFKHTPEIEGGQHLNVNVMNRETLLDAMDHPEKYPQLTIRVSGYAVRFNSLTKEQQNDVISRTFTSNM
- the epmB gene encoding EF-P beta-lysylation protein EpmB; this translates as MKIINVNNTDTAPSWQKELANAIKNPQQLLELLDLNPEMFALSEPARKNFPMLVPLPFIKKMKKGDINDPLLRQVLPITDEDKQVEGYSIDPLLEHDNSIQGVLHKYKSRILLVLKSGCAVNCRYCFRRHFPYQDNNLNKKQLAEVILYLKAHPDVNEVILSGGDPLMSKDDFLDYVINELQQLKQLKRLRIHTRLPVVIPQRVTDRLCEILKATRLQVVFVVHINHAHEIDKAFKIAMLKLHHAGIQLLNQSVLLRGVNDNAEALVALSEALFDAHILPYYLFLLDKVQGAQHFDLEEQKAKALLLEISAALPGYLVPRLSREIAGEKSKTLITPL